One part of the Lycium ferocissimum isolate CSIRO_LF1 chromosome 8, AGI_CSIRO_Lferr_CH_V1, whole genome shotgun sequence genome encodes these proteins:
- the LOC132067516 gene encoding uncharacterized protein LOC132067516 isoform X1: protein MSVKKIFMTKPHFNKMFLSQFMYRTLTWFVYSLWGFLCWFVFKIFFFLEKYIDSRIMDGDDFKRNDSDFSAINSQKDEQLDCKNDKKLEFDETESSGFVQSKYEYISRQDSFGFMEKPEATSFSVQEMFVKFNEGVIMPEKEEKKEIVESIHDHSQNSEKKVFYFSFFNDGNSGHQEHAHDQEKTEVFDGKEANDQEKTVDHVENICCEEEILKQNDEVFSDEETQNSEDICYEIQLFPKNQSLSRISIGDEAFITSDVSYSDGHLNGFLNIDQLMEADKEENDGMGFIELETSLHNSRSSIATDEFASKNVDTVEVTNVNCEEMKLMDDFQESPSWDTDEFAYKNVDKIEETELMDDLQEFSDHNSSRKSWDTDSDDDDEDECDILLEHQNLVKQMKMEMKNSRIAGLPTISEDCESPKVVEDLKPLKIDEKIGYKDCMEEIQMFYKSYAEKMRKLDILNYQTLNAISFLQLKDSEVFLSSKKSSISITKAFTLPSFLANKQRKIFADPALNKSISEMNRDLEIVYVGQICLSWEILCWKYGKAKELLEHDPHEYHTYNQVAGEYQQFQVLVQRFLEDEPFQGPRVQNYVRKRCMLRSFLQVPSIRDDRSKEKQGGHEGEKDIISIVKLAEIIKETMQVFWEFLRADKHEVNLALKGVQGTQMDNAEIELFMNVKLDFQKKERKLKDIQRSGNCIVKKFQKQQQGRLSHSAFASLVELKLISRVLSLPRLRRDYLLWCQKKISNINVAGRKVSMEQSFSLFPC from the exons ATGAGTGTCAAGAAAATCTTTATGACCAAACCCCACTTTAATAAAATGTTTTTGAGTCAATTTATGTATAGAACATTGACTTGGTTTGTCTATTCTCTATGGGGTTTCTTGTGTTGGTTTGTGttcaagattttctttttcttggagaAATACATTGACAG cAGGATTATGGATGGTGATGATTTTAAGAGGAATGATTCAGATTTTAGTGCCATTAATTCCCAAAAAGATGAGCAATTGGACtgcaaaaatgacaaaaaattagaatttgatGAAACAGAGAGTTCTGGTTTTGTGCAGAGTAAGTATGAATATATATCTAGGCAAgattcttttggatttatggAGAAACCAGAAGCTACAAGTTTTTCAGTTCAAGAAATGTTTGTGAAATTTAATGAAGGAGTTATAATGcctgaaaaagaagaaaaaaaggagattGTTGAGAGTATTCATGATCATTCACAAAATTCTGAGAAAAAAGtgttttatttctcttttttcaaTGATGGAAATAGTGGTCATCAAGAACATGCACATGATCAAGAAAAAACAGAGGTTTTTGATGGAAAAGAAGCtaatgatcaagaaaaaacaGTGGACCATGTTGAAAATATTTGTTGTGAAGAAGAGATTTTGAAGCAAAATGATGAAGTTTTTAGTGATGAGGAAACACAGAATTCTGaagatatatgttatgaaattcaATTGTTTCCAAAAAATCAATCTTTAAGTCGAATTTCGATTGGAGATGAGGCTTTCATTACAAGTGATGTATCATATTCTGATGGACATCTCAATGGATTCTTGAATATTGATCAGTTGATGGAAGctgacaaagaagaaaatgatgGCATGGGGTTTATAGAATTGGAAACCTCTTTGCATAATTCAAGATCTTCTATTGCAACAGATGAATTTGCTTCTAAAAATGTTGACACTGTTGAAGTAACAAATGTGAACTGTGAGGAAATGAAGttaatggatgattttcaagAATCTCCATCATGGGATACAGATGAATTTGCTTATAAAAATGTTGACAAAATTGAAGAAACTGAGTTAATGGATGATTTGCAAGAATTTTCAGATCATAATTCGAGTCGAAAATCATGGGATACAGATtcagatgatgatgatgaagatgaatgTGATATCTTATTAGAACATCAGAATTTAGTCAAGCAaatgaaaatggaaatgaaaaattcaagaattgCAGGGTTGCCTACTATATCAGAAGATTGTGAATCTCCTAAGGTAGTAGAAGATTTGAAGCCActgaaaattgatgaaaagaTTGGGTATAAAGATTGTATGGAAGAAATTCAGATGTTTTACAAGAGCTATgctgaaaaaatgagaaaattggacatcttgaattacCAGACATTGAATGCTATCA GTTTCCTTCAGCTAAAGGATTCAGAAGTTTTTTTGTCAAGCAAAAAATCATCAATTTCAATAACCAAAGCCTTTACTTTGCCAAGCTTCTTGGCAAACAAACAAAGGAAGATCTTTGCTGATCCTGCACTTAATAAATCCATTAGTGAAATGAATAGAGACTTGGAAATAGTATACGTTGGGCAAATTTGTCTATCATGGGAAATTCTCTGTTGGAAATATGGTAAAGCAAAGGAATTGCTAGAACATGATCCTCATGAGTATCACACATATAACCAAGTAGCTGGagaataccaacaatttcaagtACTTGTGCAAAGATTTTTGGAGGATGAGCCGTTTCAAGGACCGCGAGTCCAAAATTATGTCAGGAAGAGGTGCATGCTCCGTAGCTTTCTTCAAGTCCCGAGCATTAGAG ATGATCGTTCCAAGGAAAAGCAGGGCGGACATGAAGGGGAAAAAGATATCATCTCCATAGTGAAGTTGGCAGAAATTATAAAGGAGACAATGCAGGTTTTCTGGGAGTTCCTTCGTGCTGATAAACATGAAGTTAATTTGGCCTTGAAGGGTGTCCAGGGAACTCAAATGGACAATGCAGAAATCGAGCTTTTTATGAATGTCAAATTAGACTTTCAAAAG AAGGAGAGGAAGCTGAAAGATATACAAAGAAGTGGCAACTGCATAGTGAAAAAGTTCCAAAAACAGCAACAAGGTCGATTGAGTCATTCAGCATTCGCGTCGCTTGTGGAACTAAAATTGATCTCAAGAGTACTAAGTTTACCAAGATTAAGGAGGGATTATTTACTCTGGTGCCAGAAGAAAATAAGCAACATCAATGTTGCAGGCAGGAAAGTTAGCATGGAGcaatctttttcccttttcccatGTTAA
- the LOC132067516 gene encoding uncharacterized protein LOC132067516 isoform X2 yields MSVKKIFMTKPHFNKMFLSQFMYRTLTWFVYSLWGFLCWFVFKIFFFLEKYIDRIMDGDDFKRNDSDFSAINSQKDEQLDCKNDKKLEFDETESSGFVQSKYEYISRQDSFGFMEKPEATSFSVQEMFVKFNEGVIMPEKEEKKEIVESIHDHSQNSEKKVFYFSFFNDGNSGHQEHAHDQEKTEVFDGKEANDQEKTVDHVENICCEEEILKQNDEVFSDEETQNSEDICYEIQLFPKNQSLSRISIGDEAFITSDVSYSDGHLNGFLNIDQLMEADKEENDGMGFIELETSLHNSRSSIATDEFASKNVDTVEVTNVNCEEMKLMDDFQESPSWDTDEFAYKNVDKIEETELMDDLQEFSDHNSSRKSWDTDSDDDDEDECDILLEHQNLVKQMKMEMKNSRIAGLPTISEDCESPKVVEDLKPLKIDEKIGYKDCMEEIQMFYKSYAEKMRKLDILNYQTLNAISFLQLKDSEVFLSSKKSSISITKAFTLPSFLANKQRKIFADPALNKSISEMNRDLEIVYVGQICLSWEILCWKYGKAKELLEHDPHEYHTYNQVAGEYQQFQVLVQRFLEDEPFQGPRVQNYVRKRCMLRSFLQVPSIRDDRSKEKQGGHEGEKDIISIVKLAEIIKETMQVFWEFLRADKHEVNLALKGVQGTQMDNAEIELFMNVKLDFQKKERKLKDIQRSGNCIVKKFQKQQQGRLSHSAFASLVELKLISRVLSLPRLRRDYLLWCQKKISNINVAGRKVSMEQSFSLFPC; encoded by the exons ATGAGTGTCAAGAAAATCTTTATGACCAAACCCCACTTTAATAAAATGTTTTTGAGTCAATTTATGTATAGAACATTGACTTGGTTTGTCTATTCTCTATGGGGTTTCTTGTGTTGGTTTGTGttcaagattttctttttcttggagaAATACATTGACAG GATTATGGATGGTGATGATTTTAAGAGGAATGATTCAGATTTTAGTGCCATTAATTCCCAAAAAGATGAGCAATTGGACtgcaaaaatgacaaaaaattagaatttgatGAAACAGAGAGTTCTGGTTTTGTGCAGAGTAAGTATGAATATATATCTAGGCAAgattcttttggatttatggAGAAACCAGAAGCTACAAGTTTTTCAGTTCAAGAAATGTTTGTGAAATTTAATGAAGGAGTTATAATGcctgaaaaagaagaaaaaaaggagattGTTGAGAGTATTCATGATCATTCACAAAATTCTGAGAAAAAAGtgttttatttctcttttttcaaTGATGGAAATAGTGGTCATCAAGAACATGCACATGATCAAGAAAAAACAGAGGTTTTTGATGGAAAAGAAGCtaatgatcaagaaaaaacaGTGGACCATGTTGAAAATATTTGTTGTGAAGAAGAGATTTTGAAGCAAAATGATGAAGTTTTTAGTGATGAGGAAACACAGAATTCTGaagatatatgttatgaaattcaATTGTTTCCAAAAAATCAATCTTTAAGTCGAATTTCGATTGGAGATGAGGCTTTCATTACAAGTGATGTATCATATTCTGATGGACATCTCAATGGATTCTTGAATATTGATCAGTTGATGGAAGctgacaaagaagaaaatgatgGCATGGGGTTTATAGAATTGGAAACCTCTTTGCATAATTCAAGATCTTCTATTGCAACAGATGAATTTGCTTCTAAAAATGTTGACACTGTTGAAGTAACAAATGTGAACTGTGAGGAAATGAAGttaatggatgattttcaagAATCTCCATCATGGGATACAGATGAATTTGCTTATAAAAATGTTGACAAAATTGAAGAAACTGAGTTAATGGATGATTTGCAAGAATTTTCAGATCATAATTCGAGTCGAAAATCATGGGATACAGATtcagatgatgatgatgaagatgaatgTGATATCTTATTAGAACATCAGAATTTAGTCAAGCAaatgaaaatggaaatgaaaaattcaagaattgCAGGGTTGCCTACTATATCAGAAGATTGTGAATCTCCTAAGGTAGTAGAAGATTTGAAGCCActgaaaattgatgaaaagaTTGGGTATAAAGATTGTATGGAAGAAATTCAGATGTTTTACAAGAGCTATgctgaaaaaatgagaaaattggacatcttgaattacCAGACATTGAATGCTATCA GTTTCCTTCAGCTAAAGGATTCAGAAGTTTTTTTGTCAAGCAAAAAATCATCAATTTCAATAACCAAAGCCTTTACTTTGCCAAGCTTCTTGGCAAACAAACAAAGGAAGATCTTTGCTGATCCTGCACTTAATAAATCCATTAGTGAAATGAATAGAGACTTGGAAATAGTATACGTTGGGCAAATTTGTCTATCATGGGAAATTCTCTGTTGGAAATATGGTAAAGCAAAGGAATTGCTAGAACATGATCCTCATGAGTATCACACATATAACCAAGTAGCTGGagaataccaacaatttcaagtACTTGTGCAAAGATTTTTGGAGGATGAGCCGTTTCAAGGACCGCGAGTCCAAAATTATGTCAGGAAGAGGTGCATGCTCCGTAGCTTTCTTCAAGTCCCGAGCATTAGAG ATGATCGTTCCAAGGAAAAGCAGGGCGGACATGAAGGGGAAAAAGATATCATCTCCATAGTGAAGTTGGCAGAAATTATAAAGGAGACAATGCAGGTTTTCTGGGAGTTCCTTCGTGCTGATAAACATGAAGTTAATTTGGCCTTGAAGGGTGTCCAGGGAACTCAAATGGACAATGCAGAAATCGAGCTTTTTATGAATGTCAAATTAGACTTTCAAAAG AAGGAGAGGAAGCTGAAAGATATACAAAGAAGTGGCAACTGCATAGTGAAAAAGTTCCAAAAACAGCAACAAGGTCGATTGAGTCATTCAGCATTCGCGTCGCTTGTGGAACTAAAATTGATCTCAAGAGTACTAAGTTTACCAAGATTAAGGAGGGATTATTTACTCTGGTGCCAGAAGAAAATAAGCAACATCAATGTTGCAGGCAGGAAAGTTAGCATGGAGcaatctttttcccttttcccatGTTAA